AACGACGACGACCGGCCGGTCCGCGTCGGCGAGAACCCGTCGCGCGGTCGATCCGAGCGTGCGCGTCGCGTCGGGATCACCGCTGTGCGTTCCGATGACGATTTCGTCGACGTCGGAGGCCGCCGCTGCCTCGCGGAGCGCCTCCGCAGGGGTCCCGGTTCGAAGTTCGGTCTCGACCTCGCCGACGGTCGCGAGCCGAACGGGGGCGACGTTGAGCGCTTCCTCGCCGTCTCGGCGGGCGGTCGGGTCGTCGGGCGATTCGACGGCGATCACGGTGACGGTGTCGTCGGGACCGGCCCGATCGACGAGGTAGTCACAGATCGCTGCCGTCGTATGGACGGAGTCGGTTCCAGCGAGGTACTGCACAGCGGTACTTCGGTGAGGGCCTCGAAGAAACCTGCGGACCGCACGCGCGACGCACCGGAACAGCGGTGGATTTTCCGACCCAGAAAACGCGCTCGTAGTACTAATACGACGGCACGAAACGACGCACACGGGGGACGAGAGATCATCCCCACATCCCGATCCCCCGAACTTCCCCGCATCCGATCATCCCAGGGCCGCGACGCGTGCCCGACACGTCCCCCCGACCGCCTCCTCGGGACGTGTCGCGTCGCTTGGCCCTCCTCACGTCACCGTCCCCGGTGACACTGGGATCGCTTCGGCCCGACACGGTTGCCGGTGAGCGACGAACCGATCAATGATTGCCGTACAGGGAGTAGGTAATCGCGACGAGGCCACACAGTCGACTCACGTTCTCGAGGAATGCGATGACGATCCGATCCGGACTGACGACCGTCGTGAGCACGACGTTGACGAGGAACGGACACAGCGTCAACAGGAGGAGTCCGATCGCGAGATAGAGCATCGACGAGGCATCGTTCCGTCGGTATCCCCGATAAGCCTGATAGGCGATAATCGTCCCGAAGAGTGCGACGAGGAAGAGGCTCGCAACGGTCAACAGCTCAAACAGGCTCGCCTGATCGATCCTGACGACGGTCCGACTCATCGCATCCCCTCCCACATGCGAGTGAACTTGTCGGCGACGTCTTCCTCACTGTAGGTCACGTCGAGCGAAAACGAGCCGTCGTCCAGCGAGAGCTCCAGTCTGTCGAGGTTCGCACTGTAGACGCTGTAGTGGTTGCCGTCGGGTGCGAGCTCCGTCTCTTCGGTAACGAGGTGACACTCCTCGAGGCGGTCGAGCCGCCGATAGATCGTCGGGAGGGAGGCGTCACACCGTTCGCTCAGTGTACTGGCAGACATGGGTTCGACGCTGGTGTGGGTGAGGATATCTCGCGCATACTCGTCGTCGAGCACTGCGAGCAGTGTCGATAGGTCGGTTTCCTCACTCACTGGTATAGCTGTTCGTTCCGGCATGGCTATCAAAAGCGGTCCGGTTTTTCTGGGCGAGAAAATACGGTCCCCAATCCCGCGGGGTGGCGAATACGTGTACGAACGCGTTCAACAAGCGCTCCAGCAGACGTAGCGCCGGCTGTCGAGCCCCCTCATCCACAGGAGCCGATCTCCGATCCCCGTCCAGTCCGACGTTTCGGAAACTGGGTCGGTAGATTCCGTCTATCGATATGACGGACACGATCACGGAGTGGAGCGAGGGGCCGACGGACCGTCGTATCCGGCCGCGATCGGCCGGCTTCCGTTCAGTCTTGACCGTCTACCCACTCGAGCCAGCCGAACAGTCGCTCGAGCAGCCGTTCTTCGCCGGCAGCCGAAAACCGGTGCCCCTCGCCCGCGAAACGCTCGACGAGGACGTCGGTCTCGAGTCGCCGGGCGGCATCGAAGCTATCGACGGGGTCGACGACGTCGTCGGCACCGCCGTGAAAGATCGCTACCGGAATCGCGAGCATTTCTACGACGTCCGCGAAGGGGTACCGCTCGAGGGCGTCGAAAAACCGGTGGTCGATTCGCTCCCCGGTATCGAACGTCCACTCACCCTCGCGGTCGACGATCGCTCGATACTCGTCGAACGTCTCGGTGGTAGACACGGGCGCACGTGTGGCGACCGCATCGACCCGGTCGTCCTCGGCGGCGGCGTGGAGCGCGACTTTGCCGCCGAAGCTCGAGCCGAACAGGACGTAGCTGCTCGGGTCGAAGTAGTCCACGACGTGGCGAAGATCAGCGAGCCGCGCCTCGAGCGTCGAGTCGACGAACTCACCGGCGGACTCGCCACAGCCCCTGGCGTCGAACCGGACGGCGTTGTACCCCGCCTCGCGAGCCCGCTGACACCGCCGTTCGTAGCTGCCGGACTTGTCACTGCGAAGGCCGTGGCAGAAGACGAGCCAGTCGTCGGAATCACTCTCGTGATGGACGGCCGCGAGCGTCGGAGTCGAATCCGTCCCAGTTGCCATCCCCTCGATCGGGATGCTGTGTGATTGGGGCATTCGTTTCTCGACGGACGGTTCCGAACACCTTGACAGCGGTGGTCCGGCAAGCGGTGTCCGGCCGCTTCTGTCGACCGATGCGCTCCGGGGACCTGGTCTCGAAACGGCGACGGTCCCGACGACCATCAAGGCTTTTTCTGACCGAGAAAATGGCAGTACGTAATTATGTATTGCTGCTACGAACCGCCGCCGCATGGCAGTATGGCCACTCGAACGACTTTCGCGGCGACAGCAAGTCGCTATCGCGGCAGCACTCGCTATCGCCACAGGGGCGCTCGTCGCCCCGCAGGTGTACGGAGAGACGACGGACGACGACGGAACCGTCGCAGTGATCGAAGTAAACGGCATCATCACCTCGAACACGGCCCAGGAACTCGAGACGGAACTCAGGGACGCGCGACACAACGATTCGGTGAGCGCGGTCGTCCTCGACGTCAATAGCGGCGGTGGCTCGCCCGGCTCGAGCGAGCGAATGTACATGGCGGTCGAGCGAACGGCGCAAGAAATACCGGTTATCGCGGCCGTCGACACGATCGGGGCCTCCGGCGCGTACTATACGATGCTGCCGGCCGACGAAATCTACGTTACCCCGACCGCCGAGGTCGGCAGCGTCGGCGTGATCGGACCCGCGCCACAGCCCACCGGACCGAACGAGGGCGCGAGCGCGCCCGACAAGGGCTCGTTCCACCCCGACGACCACCGGGAACAGACCGAGACGATCAAACGATCGTTCCTCGAGAGCGTGATGGAACAGCGCGGTGACGAGATCGAACTGAGCCGCACGAAAGTGGCTCACGCACAGACCTATCCCGGTATCGAAGCGGTCGAAAACGGGTACGCCGACGAAATCGGTACCGTCGACGACGCGATCGCCGATACCGCCGAGGAGGCCGGATTAGGATCGTACGACGTTGAAATCCGCGAATCCGAACGACAACAGAACTTGCCGTTCGGGCTCGGAGCGTCCGACGGCGGTGACCGGACCGCCGGCGAGTCCGGGGACTCGGCGATAAACCCACACCGTTCGCTACTCGTGACGCCCGATCTCTGGAACGCACTATTCATCGGTAACAGGACGAACACGGCGACGGAGCAGGCGCGTACGAGCGTCGAACCGAACGAGGCGGCTACCGACGACGGGGGTGACGGGTCATGAGTTCGACGACGACCCTCCTCGGAACGTTCGTCGCAGTCTTCGTCCTCATCGTCGGTGCAGTCTCCGTCGGTGGGCTGGTCGTCCACGACGGCACGCCAGAGCCAGCCGAGGTCGATACGGACCACTGGGACTCGGAGACGATCGTCCCGGAACAGGCCCCCGACGGCGGCGAGATCGAGATGGATAGCACCGAATCGGGGAAGACGATCGTGGTCAACGCGGGGAGTTCCTCGACATCCAGTTTCGGCATGGGACCGTCGCTTCCGATCAGAGACGATGGGCCCAATCACCGGCTCTCCGTCGGTTCGCTCGGCGGTGTGGACAGAGACGTGAACCCGCTCGTCTCAGCGCTCGTCGAAAACGGCCACGAGGTCGTCTTCTACGACGGCGGTCCCACGTCGAACGTGAAGCTCAGTCAAACCCTCGAGGACGCCGACGCCTTCCTGACGGTCGGTTCCGCGACCTACACGCCGACGGAACGCAACACCCTCGAGCAGTTCATCGATTCCGGGGGTCGGACCCTCATCGTATCCAATCCCGGCAGTACGGGTGACACCGCCCAGATCGCTTCGGCGGGCGGAGTGTACACCCATTCCGGCTACCTGTACAACCTCGAGGAAAACGACAACAACCACCTCGGCGTCTACGCCGAACCGACCGGCGACTCCTCGTTGACTGAGGGCATCGATCGAGTCGTACTCCGCGGGGCCACTCCCGTCGGAGCCAGCAGCGGTGAAACTGCCCTCGAGACGAGCAACGGAACGACGCTCTCGACGACCAGAGAGGCGGGCACCTACGGCGTCGCCGCTCGAAACGACAACGTCGCCGTAATCGGGGACGAGAGCTTCCTGACGCCCGAGAACGTCTACCGAGTCGACAACAACGTCCTCGCGGGCAACCTCGCGGACTTCCTGGTGACGGGCGAAGAACCGAATACCGACTTCGGCAACGGTTCGGGCGTCGGCGGCCCCAATCAACCACCGATGACGCAGCCGCCACAATCGGGCCAGACGTCCGGCTCGTCCTGACGGGGCACGTTCCCGTCAGTCGAGTGCGTCGAACGGCTGTATTCTAGTTTACAGGTATCGAACCGTTTATTCTTCCACATCGGGTCGGTTCGTCCATGACCCGCACGACCTATCAGTGTCCGTGTGGTGCACGCCTCGAGTTCAAACAGGATCTGGACAAAGAACCGGGGACGGTGACGCCGAACTGGAAATGCAAAGACTGCGGGACGCCGGTGCCGGGGATGACCGCCGAGAAGATCAGCCACCAGCATCCGTCCTGACCGCGTTCGAACAGAGCGGTACTCAACGAGTACGAATCGGTTCGTCCCGGAGGAACCGCAACGAGAGACCGGCGGATCGTCCGTGATTGCAATCGGAGCCGCCCTCGCTACTCCGGCGCGTGCGACTCGAACGATTCGTCCGTTTCGGTCCCGGGGACCGAAACACAGATTTAGCATCGTGCAACAGAATGGAACG
This portion of the Natrinema salinisoli genome encodes:
- a CDS encoding universal stress protein; translation: MQYLAGTDSVHTTAAICDYLVDRAGPDDTVTVIAVESPDDPTARRDGEEALNVAPVRLATVGEVETELRTGTPAEALREAAAASDVDEIVIGTHSGDPDATRTLGSTARRVLADADRPVVVVPIPDL
- a CDS encoding DUF7521 family protein, producing MSRTVVRIDQASLFELLTVASLFLVALFGTIIAYQAYRGYRRNDASSMLYLAIGLLLLTLCPFLVNVVLTTVVSPDRIVIAFLENVSRLCGLVAITYSLYGNH
- a CDS encoding ArsR/SmtB family transcription factor, whose translation is MSEETDLSTLLAVLDDEYARDILTHTSVEPMSASTLSERCDASLPTIYRRLDRLEECHLVTEETELAPDGNHYSVYSANLDRLELSLDDGSFSLDVTYSEEDVADKFTRMWEGMR
- a CDS encoding alpha/beta hydrolase family protein, whose translation is MPQSHSIPIEGMATGTDSTPTLAAVHHESDSDDWLVFCHGLRSDKSGSYERRCQRAREAGYNAVRFDARGCGESAGEFVDSTLEARLADLRHVVDYFDPSSYVLFGSSFGGKVALHAAAEDDRVDAVATRAPVSTTETFDEYRAIVDREGEWTFDTGERIDHRFFDALERYPFADVVEMLAIPVAIFHGGADDVVDPVDSFDAARRLETDVLVERFAGEGHRFSAAGEERLLERLFGWLEWVDGQD
- a CDS encoding S49 family peptidase — encoded protein: MAVWPLERLSRRQQVAIAAALAIATGALVAPQVYGETTDDDGTVAVIEVNGIITSNTAQELETELRDARHNDSVSAVVLDVNSGGGSPGSSERMYMAVERTAQEIPVIAAVDTIGASGAYYTMLPADEIYVTPTAEVGSVGVIGPAPQPTGPNEGASAPDKGSFHPDDHREQTETIKRSFLESVMEQRGDEIELSRTKVAHAQTYPGIEAVENGYADEIGTVDDAIADTAEEAGLGSYDVEIRESERQQNLPFGLGASDGGDRTAGESGDSAINPHRSLLVTPDLWNALFIGNRTNTATEQARTSVEPNEAATDDGGDGS